One Rosa chinensis cultivar Old Blush chromosome 5, RchiOBHm-V2, whole genome shotgun sequence genomic region harbors:
- the LOC112164611 gene encoding nucleosome assembly protein 1;1: MTSEDGGVSKKRKAVSFDVPEPDPDSSPPSRHRPSKDSRRHLPFPTDDHLFDNEIDYTTDHKYRIPDWIWDDNARGKKDDNHRLLFLNERVREIDLKRLQVKFLKEEKIFQDKKQKWVEEYLNQPGCDQDELKKNLFAEVSKWEARYEEEHFEPFYKKRYEIVNGGGYEKPIKDMGLDEFWVFALMANQILVRQIESPDHDYQALCHLTDIRCHRIKDPRGFKLEFLFSPDNPFFKNEILTKTFEMIGDNSSVVLKAIGTEIEWYDKKSLTEKLLLVRLRKGSQVQVIEKCRSFFNFFETKIYEQGFIFNEESGELKGLLPMDYIIGLATRNQIIPHAALWYKHEEENCVQDDETIIPWAEGWYEYVIDDCRPEDHAVILTCT, encoded by the exons ATGACATCAGAGGACGGCGGTGTATCAAAAAAGAGGAAAGCCGTTTCCTTCGACGTTCCCGAACCCGATCCCGACTCCTCCCCTCCGTCCCGCCACCGCCCCAGTAAAGACTCCCGACGTCATCTTCCCTTCCCCACCGATGATCATTTGTTCGACAACGAGATCGACTATACTACTGATCACAAGTACCGTATTCCCGACTGGATCTGGGATGACAATGCTAGAGGTAAAAAAGATGATAATCATCGACTATTGTTCTTG AACGAGAGGGTACGTGAAATTGATCTGAAGCGCTTACAAGTGAAATTTCTTAAGGAGGAAAAGATATTTCAAGATAAGAAACAGAAATGggttgaagaatacttgaatcaGCCTGGCTGCGACCAG GATGAGTTGAAAAAGAACTTGTTTGCGGAGGTATCTAAATGGGAAGCACGATACGAGGAGGAGCACTTTGAGCCCTTCTACAAAAAGAGATATGAGATTGTTAATGGAGGAGGATATGAAAAACCAATTAAAG ACATGGGACTGGATGAATTTTGGGTTTTTGCGTTGATGGCAAATCAGATACTTGTTAGGCAG ATTGAATCACCAGACCATGATTATCAGGCTCTCTGTCATCTCACTGATATCAGGTGTCACAGGATAAAAGATCCGAGAGGATTCAAGCTCGAGTTTCTCTTTTCTCCTGAtaatcctttttttaaaaatgaaatcCTTACTAAAACATTTGAGATGATTGGTGACAACTCGTCTGTGGTCTTGAAAGCAATTGG GACGGAAATTGAATGGTATGATAAGAAAAGCTTGACAGAGAAACTTCTTTTAGTAAGGTTGCGCAAAGGTTCGCAAGTCCAAGTTATAGAGAAGTGTCGAAGCTTCTTCAACTTCTTTGAAACAAAAATTTATGAACAGGGTTTTATCTTTAATGAAGAATCT GGTGAACTCAAAGGGCTGCTACCGATGGATTATATAATTGG TCTTGCTACTCGAAACCAAATCATTCCTCATGCAGCATTGTGGTACAAACATGAAGAGGAGAATTGTGTGCAGGATGATGAGACAATCATTCCTTGGGCAGAAGGGTGGTACGAATATGTAATCGATGATTGTAGGCCAGAAGATCATGCTGTCATTTTGACATG CACTTGA
- the LOC112164607 gene encoding G-type lectin S-receptor-like serine/threonine-protein kinase At4g27290 gives MKTIILWLFLFSFLRTSNTLDSITPTQFIKDGQTLVSAGGGYELGFFSPGEVKGRYLGIWYTFSTETVVWVANREVPLDDSSGVLKVTDQGGLVLLNSSNGTVWSSNLSRTAGNPVSQLLDSGNLVVKDGKETNPSNFLWQSFDYPCDTHLPEMKLGWNLVTGLDRYVSSWRSTEDPARGDFSLRMDTHGFPQIFIMKGAKIQTRAGTWNGAGLTGYQGKPNPVANFEFVLTKNEVYYEYTLINRSMFARYVLNPYGLAQWFTWTDYSHSWEPFVSSQADQCDNYAFCGANARCNVSNTPVCACLKGFVPKSPKDWNSTNWSEGCVRKTPLACSSADGFSKYSNFKLPDTSSSWYDKSMGLEECQGLCLRNCSCTACANLDVREGGSGCLLWFGNLNDIREFTSDYQDLYIRLAASDLDPIVKKSKSSKKKLAGILIGSSVLLVGMLIVGFVLYKRKRKLRKQEARRKLDSRNGDYRGEDGEDLELPLFDLTTIANATNDFSSSNKLGEGGFGPVYKGTLVGGEEIAVKRLSKNSGQGLREFKNEVLLIAKLQHRNLVKLLGCCIQEDEEILVYEFMPNRSLDFFIFDQERQKFLDWPTCFHIIDGIARGLLYLHQDSRLRIIHRDMKASNILLDNDMNPKISDFGLAKTFGGDQSEDSTNRVVGTHGYMAPEYAVDGTFSMKSDVFSFGVIMLEILSRKKNRGFCHPDHRLNLLGHAWTLWNQNNPLEMVDVTLCDSCNITEVLRCLHVGLLCVQHVPEDRPSMSSVVLMLGSEVKLPSPKQPGFYTGRTVTVPESTSSTTDLFSTNICSTMFLEGR, from the exons ATGAAAACCATTATTCTGTGGTTGTTCTTATTTTCCTTCCTAAGAACCTCAAATACACTAGACTCTATCACTCCAACTCAATTTATTAAAGATGGTCAAACTCTGGTTTCAGCAGGTGGAGGCTATGAACTGGGATTCTTTAGTCCCGGTGAAGTGAAGGGCAGATACTTGGGAATATGGTACACCTTTTCTACTGAGACAGTGGTATGGGTAGCCAACAGAGAAGTACCACTTGATGATTCTTCAGGAGTTTTAAAGGTCACTGATCAGGGAGGTTTAGTCCTTCTCAATAGCTCAAATGGCACTGTATGGTCCTCCAACTTATCGAGAACTGCAGGGAATCCAGTCTCGCAACTCTTGGATTCGGGAAATCTTGTTGTGAAAGATGGAAAAGAAACGAATCCTAGTAACTTCTTGTGGCAGAGTTTTGATTATCCTTGTGATACACACCTGCCAGAAATGAAGCTTGGTTGGAATTTAGTTACTGGTTTAGATAGGTATGTCTCGTCTTGGAGGAGCACAGAAGATCCTGCTCGAGGAGACTTTTCACTACGGATGGATACTCATGGTTTCCCACAGATTTTTATTATGAAGGGAGCTAAGATACAGACTAGAGCAGGGACATGGAACGGCGCTGGATTAACTGGATATCAAGGAAAGCCAAATCCAGTAgcaaattttgaatttgtgttgaCTAAGAATGAAGTCTATTATGAGTACACACTCATCAACAGGTCAATGTTTGCAAGATATGTGTTGAACCCGTATGGCCTTGCACAGTGGTTCACCTGGACAGATTACTCACACAGTTGGGAACCTTTCGTGTCATCCCAAGCAGATCAGTGTGATAATTATGCCTTTTGTGGTGCTAATGCTAGATGTAATGTCAGTAATACTCCTGTATGTGCATGCTTGAAAGGGTTTGTACCAAAATCTCCGAAAGATTGGAACTCAACAAATTGGTCTGAGGGATGTGTTCGGAAGACTCCATTAGCTTGCAGCTCTGCAGATGGCTTCTCAAAGTACAGTAACTTTAAACTGCCAGACACATCTTCTTCCTGGTATGACAAGAGCATGGGCCTTGAGGAATGCCAGGGATTATGTTTGCGAAACTGTTCATGTACTGCATGTGCAAATTTAGATGTCAGGGAAGGTGGAAGTGGCTGCTTGCTTTGGTTTGGGAACCTCAACGACATTAGAGAATTCACCTCTGATTATCAAGACCTCTATATACGGCTGGCTGCTTCAGACCTAG ATCCTATTGTGAAAAAGAGCAAGTCCAGCAAGAAAAAGCTAGCAGGAATCCTGATCGGCTCATCTGTACTTCTTGTGGGAATGCTAATAGTTGGGTTTGTTTTGTATAAACGGAAGAGGAAACTCAGAAAGCAAG AAGCCCGAAGAAAGCTGGATTCCAGAAACGGGGATTACCGTGGAGAAGACGGGGAAGACTTGGAGTTACCATTATTTGACTTGACCACTATTGCTAATGCCACTAATGACTTTTCAAGCAGCAACAAGCTGGGTGAAGGTGGTTTTGGGCCTGTGTACAAG GGAACTTTGGTTGGAGGAGAGGAAATTGCAGTAAAGAGGCTCTCAAAGAACTCTGGACAGGGATTGAGAGAGTTTAAAAACGAAGTTCTACTGATAGCCAAACTTCAGCATAGGAATCTTGTAAAGCTTCTTGGTTGTTGCAttcaagaagatgaagaaattttAGTATATGAATTCATGCCTAACAGAAGCTTGGACTTCTTTATCTTTG ATCAAGAAAGACAGAAGTTTCTCGACTGGCCCACGTGCTTCCACATTATTGACGGAATTGCTCGAGGGCTTCTTTATCTCCATCAAGACTCTAGATTAAGAATTATCCATAGGGATATGAAGGCTAGCAATATCTTGCTAGACAATGATATGAACCCAAAGATTTCGGACTTCGGCCTGGCTAAAACATTTGGGGGTGATCAAAGTGAAGACAGTACAAATAGAGTAGTTGGAACACA TGGTTATATGGCTCCTGAATATGCAGTAGATGGAACTTTCTCAATGAAATCTGATGTATTTAGCTTTGGAGTTATCATGCTAGAGATATTGAGCAGGAAGAAGAACAGGGGATTTTGTCATCCAGATCACCGTCTCAACCTTCTTGGACAT GCATGGACACTATGGAATCAAAATAATCCTCTGGAAATGGTTGATGTGACGTTATGTGATTCTTGCAACATAACCGAAGTGTTAAGGTGTCTTCATGTGGGCCTGTTATGTGTGCAACACGTACCTGAAGATAGACCAAGCATGTCATCTGTGGTTCTAATGTTGGGCAGTGAAGTTAAATTGCCTTCACCAAAGCAACCTGGTTTTTACACTGGACGGACTGTGACAGTCCCCGAATCAACATCATCAACGACCGACTTATTTTCAACAAATATTTGCAGCACAATGTTTCTAGAGGGTCGCTAG
- the LOC112164608 gene encoding G-type lectin S-receptor-like serine/threonine-protein kinase At4g27290 — protein MQTMKTLFVCWFLFSFLRTSNTLDSITSTQFIKDGQTLVSAGGSYELGFFSPGKVKGRYLGIWYTFSTETVVWVANREIPLNDSLGVLKVTDQGVLVLLNSSNGTVWSSNSSRTAGNPVSQLLDSGNLVVKDGNETNPDNFLWQSFDYPCDTRLPEMKLGWNLVTGLDRYVSSWRSTEDPAQGEFLLQMDTHGFPQIFIMKGAKILTRAGTWNGVELTGYQGKPNPVAVFEFVLTKDEVYYEYTLLNRSMFARYVLNPYGIAQWLTWTDHSRSWEPFISTQADQCENYAYCGANARCNVSNTPVCTCLKGFVPKSLKDWNSTNWSGGCVRETPLACSSTDGFSKYSNFKLPDTSSSWYDKSMTLKECQGLCLGNCSCTAYANLDFREGGSGCLLWFGNLNDIREFTSDSQDLFIRLAASDLDPIVKKSKSSKKKLAGILIGSSVFLVGMLIVGFILYKRKRKLRKQGARRKLDCRREDYRGEDREDLELPLFDLTTIANATNDFSSSNKLGEGGFGPVYKGTLIGGEEIAVKRLSKNSGQGLREFKNEVLLIAKLQHRNLVKLLGCCIQEDEEILVYEYMPNRSLDFFIFDEERQKLLDWPTCFHIIEGIARGLLYLHQDSRLRIIHRDMKASNILLDNDMNPKISDFGLAKTFGGDQSADSTNRVVGTYGYMAPEYAVDGTYSMKSDVFSFGVVLLEILSRKKNRGFCHPDHHLNLLGHAWTLWTQNNPLELVDVTLCDSCNTSGVLRCLHVGLLCVQQAPEDRPSMSSVVLMLGSEIKLPTPKEPGFYTGRTVPVPESTSTTSDLCSANSFSTMFLESR, from the exons ATGCAAACCATGAAAACCCTTTTTGTGTGCTGGTTCTTATTTTCCTTCCTAAGAACCTCAAATACACTAGACTCTATCACTTCAACTCAATTTATTAAAGATGGTCAAACTCTGGTTTCAGCAGGTGGAAGCTATGAACTGGGATTCTTTAGTCCCGGTAAAGTGAAAGGCAGATACTTGGGAATATGGTACACCTTTTCTACTGAGACAGTTGTATGGGTAGCGAACAGAGAAATACCACTTAATGATTCTTTAGGAGTTTTAAAGGTCACTGATCAGGGAGTTTTAGTCCTTCTGAATAGCTCAAATGGCACTGTATGGTCATCCAATTCATCAAGAACCGCAGGGAATCCAGTCTCACAACTCTTGGATTCGGGAAATCTTGTTGTGAAAGATGGAAATGAAACTAATCCTGATAACTTCTTGTGGCAGAGTTTTGATTATCCTTGTGATACACGCCTGCCAGAAATGAAGCTTGGTTGGAATTTAGTTACTGGTTTAGATAGGTATGTCTCGTCTTGGAGGAGCACAGAAGATCCTGCTCAAGGAGAGTTTTTGCTACAGATGGATACTCATGGTTTCCCACAGATTTTTATTATGAAGGGAGCTAAGATACTGACTAGAGCAGGGACATGGAACGGCGTTGAATTAACTGGATATCAAGGAAAGCCAAATCCAGTAGCGGTTTTTGAGTTTGTGTTGACTAAGGATGAAGTCTATTATGAGTACACACTCCTCAACCGGTCAATGTTTGCAAGATATGTATTAAACCCATATGGCATTGCACAGTGGCTTACTTGGACAGACCACTCACGTAGTTGGGAACCTTTCATCTCAACTCAGGCAGATCAGTGTGAAAATTATGCCTATTGTGGTGCTAATGCTAGATGTAATGTCAGTAACACTCCTGTATGTACATGCTTGAAAGGGTTTGTACCAAAATCTCTGAAAGATTGGAACTCAACAAATTGGTCTGGGGGATGTGTTCGGGAGACTCCATTAGCTTGCAGCTCTACAGATGGCTTCTCAAAGTACAGTAACTTTAAATTGCCAGACACATCTTCTTCCTGGTATGACAAGAGCATGACCCTCAAGGAGTGCCAAGGATTATGTTTGGGAAACTGTTCATGTACTGCATATGCGAATTTAGATTTCAGGGAAGGTGGAAGTGGCTGCTTGCTTTGGTTTGGGAACCTCAATGACATTAGAGAATTCACCTCTGATTCTCAAGACCTCTTTATACGGCTGGCTGCTTCAGACCTAG ATCCTATTGTGAAAAAGAGCAAGTCCAGCAAGAAAAAGCTAGCAGGAATTCTGATCGGCTCATCTGTATTTCTTGTGGGAATGCTAATAGTTGGGTTCATTTTGTATAAACGGAAGAGGAAACTCAGAAAGCAAG GAGCCAGAAGAAAGCTGGATTGCAGAAGGGAGGATTACCGTGGAGAAGACAGGGAAGACTTGGAGTTACCACTGTTTGACTTGACCACTATTGCTAATGCCACTAATGACTTTTCAAGCAGCAACAAGCTGGGTGAAGGTGGTTTTGGACCTGTGTACAAG GGAACATTGATTGGAGGAGAGGAAATTGCAGTAAAGAGGCTCTCAAAAAATTCTGGACAGGGATTGAGAGAGTTTAAAAACGAAGTTCTACTGATAGCCAAACTTCAGCATCGGAATCTTGTAAAGCTTCTTGGTTGTTGCAttcaagaagatgaagaaattcTAGTATATGAATACATGCCTAACAGAAGCTTGGACTTCTTTATATTTG ATGAAGAAAGACAGAAGTTGCTCGACTGGCCCACATGCTTCCATATTATTGAGGGAATTGCTCGAGGGCTTCTTTATCTCCATCAAGACTCTAGATTAAGAATTATCCATAGAGATATGAAGGCTAGCAATATCTTGCTAGACAATGATATGAACCCAAAGATTTCAGACTTCGGCCTGGCTAAAACATTTGGGGGTGATCAAAGTGCAGACAGTACAAATAGAGTGGTGGGAACATA TGGTTATATGGCTCCTGAATATGCAGTAGATGGAACTTACTCAATGAAATCCGATGTATTTAGCTTTGGAGTTGTACTGCTAGAGATATTGAGCAGGAAGAAGAACAGGGGATTTTGTCATCCAGATCACCATCTTAACCTTCTTGGACAT GCATGGACACTATGGACTCAAAATAATCCTCTGGAACTGGTTGATGTGACGTTATGTGATTCTTGCAACACATCCGGAGTGTTGAGATGTCTTCATGTGGGCCTGTTATGTGTGCAACAAGCACCTGAAGATAGACCAAGCATGTCATCTGTGGTTCTAATGTTGGGAAGTGAAATCAAGTTGCCTACGCCAAAAGAGCCTGGTTTTTACACTGGACGGACCGTTCCAGTTCCTGAATCAACATCAACGACAAGTGACTTGTGCTCAGCAAATAGTTTCAGCACAATGTTCTTAGAATCTCGCTAG